The following proteins are co-located in the Calliphora vicina chromosome 2, idCalVici1.1, whole genome shotgun sequence genome:
- the LOC135950885 gene encoding uncharacterized protein LOC135950885: MSPANSYEHKKFDLKTQQYKHKKFGVLSNKRKYYEEEKENLQPITAQTILDRGAKETQQQLLPAKRRQTKPLFRPWLEEAEMKPACRTTSKVLTPLNTNILSHHQGPHKNTKKLSESKQQRRKRNNLASPSNQSNKLEEQLFYQQQYAAYQQYQALVIQQNIKTALYLKHLHQLNLQRQGQLFVFGQ, encoded by the coding sequence atGTCTCCCGCAAACTCCTATGAACACAAAAAGTTTGATTTGAAAACTCAACAATACAAACACAAGAAATTTGGAGTGCTCTCGAACAAACGCAAATACTATGAAGaggaaaaagaaaatttacaacCCATAACTGCCCAAACTATATTGGATCGTGGGGCTAAGGAAACACAACAACAGCTGTTACCAGCTAAGAGGAGACAAACTAAACCCTTATTTAGACCCTGGTTGGAGGAAGCTGAAATGAAGCCAGCATGTAGAACAACATCCAAAGTATTAACACCCTTAAATACAAATATCTTATCACATCATCAAGGACCTcataaaaacaccaaaaaacttTCGGAATCGAAGCAACAAAGACGTAAGCGCAACAATTTGGCTAGTCCCAGCAATCAAAGCAACAAGCTGGAAGAACAATTGTTTTACCAGCAACAATATGCCGCCTATCAACAATATCAAGCTTTGGTCATacagcaaaatattaaaactgctTTGTATTTAAAGCATTTACATCAGTTAAACCTACAAAGACAAGGGCAGCTGTTTGTTTTTGGCCAGTAG